In the Desulfobacterales bacterium genome, one interval contains:
- a CDS encoding tetratricopeptide repeat protein: MKKLSFLLVDDNSWALKELQDALKYFGYRTIEETSRADEAWRMLRFRRYDCIIAEMEMPGMSGLELLKKTREDDRFYNIPFFLTNSAFTKVKVVIAGREGATGLIVKPFDVQNFRQKMEMLKVEPADAPDLVETRQALEEGLKLIERNDHAGALTVFEKMVEAGESAEVYYNIGYIKTSQGQYGEAIAAFRKATQLDRLFAKAYEAMGRAYQKLGRKQDAEKALQKAADIYMTKEKMQDAEEILTEIMEINPDTVNVYNSLGVLYRKKGDYLTALKHYQKALKIHPDTPHIYYNMGRLHLDLNDPGKAKRFFADAVKLDPGFKEAREVLDAIELGEF, from the coding sequence ATGAAGAAACTCTCTTTTTTACTTGTGGATGATAATTCCTGGGCGCTTAAGGAGCTACAGGATGCCTTGAAATACTTTGGGTACCGCACCATTGAAGAGACGAGTCGCGCCGATGAGGCTTGGCGGATGCTTCGATTCCGGCGATATGACTGTATCATCGCGGAAATGGAAATGCCCGGCATGAGCGGGCTTGAATTGCTGAAAAAAACTCGGGAAGACGATCGGTTTTACAATATTCCCTTTTTCCTCACCAACTCGGCCTTTACCAAGGTGAAAGTCGTCATAGCCGGCCGGGAAGGAGCCACTGGCCTGATCGTCAAACCGTTTGATGTTCAAAATTTCAGACAAAAAATGGAAATGCTCAAGGTTGAACCGGCGGATGCGCCCGATCTGGTTGAGACTCGTCAAGCGCTGGAAGAAGGGCTCAAGTTGATCGAGCGGAATGATCATGCGGGTGCCCTGACGGTTTTTGAAAAGATGGTCGAAGCGGGAGAAAGCGCAGAAGTATATTATAATATCGGTTATATCAAAACCTCTCAGGGACAATACGGGGAGGCCATTGCCGCGTTCCGAAAGGCGACGCAACTGGACCGTCTTTTTGCCAAAGCCTATGAGGCAATGGGGCGAGCCTACCAGAAACTGGGGCGGAAACAGGATGCTGAAAAGGCGTTGCAAAAGGCGGCCGATATTTATATGACCAAAGAGAAAATGCAGGATGCCGAGGAGATTCTGACGGAAATTATGGAAATCAATCCGGATACGGTCAATGTTTATAATAGTCTGGGGGTGCTCTATCGAAAGAAGGGAGATTATTTAACCGCACTCAAACATTACCAGAAAGCATTGAAGATTCACCCCGATACGCCGCACATTTATTATAATATGGGCAGGCTTCATCTTGATTTGAATGATCCCGGAAAAGCAAAACGTTTTTTTGCCGATGCGGTTAAATTGGACCCCGGGTTTAAAGAGGCAAGGGAAGTGTTGGATGCTATCGAGCTGGGTGAATTTTAA